CGAACTGTTCGTGGCACCCGAGTGGGTCGGCGAGGGACAGGTCGTGGCGACCAACTACGAAAAAAAGATGTGCGGCGAAACGAAGAAGCCGCACGCGACGGTGCTCCGAAAGTCCTGATAACCCCCTGCCGCCGCACAGAGACGTCCGCATGCCTGGGACGAACGCCGGCGATCCCGCCCCCCCAAAAGCCGTGTTTGAATAATTGGTGTATTATTCAATATGTCCTCAGCCGCTGCCGCCCGTTCATTTCCGATCGCCAAGCCCGCCGCGGCACGCGCGCTCGCATCGGCGACGCGCCAGGAAATCGTCGATGCGCTCTCGAGCGCCGGTCCATCAACAGTCGCCCGCCTCGCGGATCTGCTGGGGCGGCGCCCCGATGCGCTCTACTTTCATCTGCGGGCGCTCGAACGCGTCGGGCTCGTACGCCAGCGCCAGCAACAGCCCGAAGATGCGAGCAACGGCGTTGTGTATGAACTTCCGGCCAGCTCGGTGAAGCTCGATTACCGATCCGCGCCGCGCACCGATCTGGTTCGCGTCGTGCGCAACGCGCTCAAGCTTTCGCTCCGCGAATTCGAGCGCGAGTGCCTGGCGGCCAGGTCGCCCGGACCCGATGGCTGCCGAGTTCTTTGGGGCGGACGCGTGATGGGCTGGGTCAACGAGACCGACCTCGCGTCCATCAACTCGCTGCTCGATTCGCTCCACTCGGTGCTCCGGCGCGGCAGGCCGGGCCCCAACCGGCGCGCGGTCTCACTGGGCTTTTTGCTGGCTCCATCCGGCTTCGGCGAACGCTCGCGCAAATCCACAAAGTCTCCCGGCAAATCCGGGAAGAAAGGGTAACTTATGAAGAACTCGCTGCCTGTCCGATCCGCGCTCTTGCTCTGCTGCGGCCTCGCGCTCGCGCCGTGCTCTGCCCGCTTGCTTGATGAGCCACCGGCGCCGCACTCGGGCAAGACCGACGCCGATGGAGTCCCGCTCCAGGGCGAGATCACGTTTGACCGGAACGCATCGCCCGCGCTCGAAGTGAAGCGCATCAAGTCCGGCCACATCCTCGTGCGGCCCAAGATCAACAACCACGACGCGGGCTGGTTCATCTTCGATACCGGCGCTGGAATCTGCTGCATCTCGACGCCGCAGGTCGCGGGTCTTGATCTTCAGGAAAAC
The DNA window shown above is from Phycisphaeraceae bacterium and carries:
- a CDS encoding helix-turn-helix transcriptional regulator, with the translated sequence MSSAAAARSFPIAKPAAARALASATRQEIVDALSSAGPSTVARLADLLGRRPDALYFHLRALERVGLVRQRQQQPEDASNGVVYELPASSVKLDYRSAPRTDLVRVVRNALKLSLREFERECLAARSPGPDGCRVLWGGRVMGWVNETDLASINSLLDSLHSVLRRGRPGPNRRAVSLGFLLAPSGFGERSRKSTKSPGKSGKKG